In Euphorbia lathyris chromosome 10, ddEupLath1.1, whole genome shotgun sequence, the DNA window AGGTACTGGATATCTTAGAGGAATATGAGCTGACATCTGGACAAGcaattaatttatctaaatcaTGTATTTTTTTCAGCTCAAATGCTTGCAGGGAAACCCGTAATGCTATTTGCGATATGCTTTGTGTCCATTCCGCGCTTGATACATGAAGATATTTAGGTTTACCTTCCCTCATTGGTAAGTCTAAACGGgctattttttgaatttttaaaggATAAGCTACGGAAGAAATTTATTCATGGAGTACGAAGTTTTTGTCAATTGCGGGTTAATGGGTTCTATTACGATCAGTTGCGTAAGCTTTACCGACATTATGTATGAGTGTTTTCTTCCAAAGTCAACATGTGATGagctgaagaagatgatgaattcGTATTGGTGGGGTATGAAGGAAAATGGCAAGAAGAACATCCATTGGTGGGGCTGGAACCGATTAAGTTCCTCGAGAGAGAAGGGGGACTTGGATATAAGGATCCGTAGGATTACAAATCTCACTAGTAGGGAAGTAgggatgaaaatgtattaatcAACCCTAAGCTTTGGTGAGTCGAATCTTCAAGGCTAAATATTTCCCACAAGGCGAGCTTCTAGCTGCCAGTTTAGGATCAAATCCCAAGTATGTATGAATGAGCATTTGAGGAGCAATTGAGATGCTAAAAAAGGGGCTCAGGTGGCATTGCGTCGGTCGAGGAAGTTCGCATATGGTCTGACCCGTGGCTGATAAAAGATGAGGAATTCCGAGTGTTGTTGGATATGGTAGTGGGGATGGAAGAGGCAATAATTTGCGATTTATGGGTGGACGAGGCTCGAATTTGGGATAGAGGAAAGGTGTCAAATTGTTTTAACAAAGAGGAGGGAGACATGGTCGTTAATATGAACATACTCTTGGACAACTCAGCGGATAGATTGATCTAGCACTTTACCAAAGACGGGACATACTCATCGAAATTCGGATATCATGTTCTTCAAAACTTCGACTGGGTCATGGAGGGAATTATGAATGGAGTAGGTTGTGGAAATTGGATTTGTCGCCTAAGGTTCTGATGTTCATGTGGAGGTTTGGAAATAACTGTCTTCCTACGTGGTATCAGCTATTTGAATGACATATGGATATAAGTTTGAACTATTTATTTTGTGACGTGGATGTTGAAATTGGATGACATTTATTTGTAGATTGTCAGTTCACCAAAGATTGTTGGCATGCTGCATGTCTAGCTCCTCCGAGTGGCCAATGGAATCGAATTGAAGAATGGCTTTCTGATTTTTGTATTCACAATACAACGCCAATAAACAGTAAGGTAGCAGTTGTCCTTTGGACGATCTGGGGGCAAAGAAATCAGCAACTATAGAATAGGAAGCACATCACGGTGAGTCGAGCAGTTACAGACAAGTGGAGGCGTTCAGATATCGAAAGGGTGAAATGCTATCTAGATATCGCTATATTCACAACAGCTAGCAGAAGTGGGGCAGGAGCAATCATCCGGAACAACAACATATAAGGGGTGAGTTGGATGAGTTCGTGGGTGGATGGCGTATACAACTCGAAGATTGCAGAAGCTATCGCCCTCCGAAGCTCGATCCAATGTGTGCTTTCTCTTGGACTATCAAAGGTTACTTTCAAGGTGGATACGGAGCTAGTAGCTTATGGTTTTAACTGCTAAGAGTGATTTGTCCGAATTTGGTAGTATTATGCAAGAATGTAGAAGATTAATTTCTTATCTTCCTAATTTTTGTGTTGTTTTTACACTTAGAGTTCTGTTATACCACATtgcagtggcggaaccagaacCCAAACTAAGCTGGggcttaaatatttaataataaatttttataacgttaaaaatattatatcaagtaaaattcaataaattttaacACAATAATTTGGGGGGCTAATTATAATTgtgcggttgacggtaaatttttaaagtccagcccgttagggttgaacaaattttttttagcatccaacgcgttaaaactgtaaaaatgttatcatttttagaagctagcattgaactaatagaaaattaaacatgtttacttttttttaatggtaaaaacataataataaaaatgaatattaaatattttgatttttttttacggtaaagacattaaaaatgaattcaaaaggtACCTTTAATGGCctgttttgcttttttttaGTCACTTTCTTGTCCGTGTGGATTATGTATTAGGCTTAGCTTATATGTATGTGAGGTTTTACTCCTTACTCTTTTCATGTTGTATTagcaattttattatttaatgaaattttagcatttccattaaaaaaaaaatgaattcaaaagtgttatcacaataaaaataaaaagtacatttaaattaattaataatggtaacatgtttttataattattgaaaaataaaattaaaataaataaaaaaatttcaaaaaagtgAGGTTGGAGGGAGTTGAACATAGAACcatccttaaccatctcatctaactttaaacattaaaataatactacatagagtcaatataattctctccaaaatattataaGACATCAttactaactttttttttttttcaattttccgACAACCTGCGGGGACTCGAGTCCACCCCAATTTCTCTGGTTCCGCCTCTACCACATTGGTTAACAGCTGTTGTTTGTAAGGATCAAATTTCTTCGAGTTAATAAAATGtgcatttcttaaaaaaaaaaaaaaaaaaaagcaaccaACCAACAAACAAACTAAGCGAATccataaataaaaacataattaaaggCTAAGGTGGCCAcgtcttctccatctctctctctctctcttccttttATCAATATCATCATTTTGAGTTTCCCTGAATTCTAGGGTTTCCATGGATCTATAGCATCCTTTCCTTTCAAAAGAATAACTCAAAGATTTGATCTTCAGGGCATTTTATGGGCGTTTCCTAGGCTTCTTTCTTCACCCATTTTCTGGAGCTTTTCCATTTTCCTCTCTGGAGGTGCACGCATGTTTTTATTTccccctttttcctttttttttcctgtATATATTGTTTCCTCATTTTATTGCAAGTTTATGTGCTGTGATGGGGTTTATATGTTTATCTGATTATACTGGTCAAGTTTTCATCTGGGTTTATTTGTATGTGCATAATTATTCCAGCTAAATTCTGCTCGAAATTGATTTCTCTAAAACATTTTATATCTCAGAATGATGGTGTAATTAATTCACTTGAGCCAgtgttttttaatattgatTAGATAAGCTTCATCCAGAGAAGTAATTTGGCTCGCTTATGTAGATGTTTAATACTGTTTTGATGCTGAATTGTTCTTCAGCCTAATTTGGGTTTGGCAATAAGTACTGAATTGATCATTCAGCCTAATTTGGGTTTGGCAAGAAGGGTTTGTTGTGGTTCGTTAGGctttttgggatttttattttttatttttggtaagGATGTGTTTATATTGTTTGCTTTGTTGATCTTTCTGGTGATAGAAAGGTTTGTATTCGTTTCATAGTTCAACTTAAAAATGCATTTCTTTAGCAATGCAAAGCAAGATTGATTCTTATATGAATTGAGCGTTGAAAGGTTCTGGAGATGGAGGAGGAGGGGAAGAAACATGAAACTCACATGACGTCAGCTGCAGCTTTCGTGGAGGGAGGAATTCAGGATTCCTGTGATGATGCTTGCAGCATTTGCCTTGAGGATTTTTGCGAAAATGATCCTTCAACGGTAATAGTTTGTGCTATACGTATGTCATTCATCCATATGTTTTATGCATCATGTGTGCTCcttttttgtatttttggtTTGGGTGGTCTGTAATGCCTTACAGTTGTATTTTTCATTCTACATTGCAGGTAACTAATTGCAAGCATGAGTATCACCTCCAGTGCATCCTTGAATGGTATAGTACAATAAATCAATTTTCTTAGCTTCATATTGTGCTTGGAAATTATATGAAACTTATTTTGGTCTTGAATCGAAGTAAATAAAGTGATGTTCCATATCATTTTTGTTTCCATGTGGTAAATAGATATTGTTCTAGGAACTTAAGTTTAAGCTTAAAGAACTCGCAAGGGGCTAGTTTTCAGGTGTGATAAATGTTATGGAAAACGGAAgggaaaagaaaaagggaaaagaaaaaCCTTTAATTTGCGGTAGGTTTCAACTTGTAGGTGCCAAAGAAGCTCGGAGTGTCCCATGTGTTTGCGGTCAATCATTCTGAAGGATCCTGCCAGGTTCGTTTTGATCTTGGCTTTGTCTCGACAATGTTTTGACATGTAATGAATTAATCATTGCACTACTCTGGCAGTCAAGAATTGCTTGAGGCAGTAGAGCAGGAGAGGAAACTGAGGGCTGCTCCTTCAAGGAACGCTACCATATTTCATCATCCTACACTTGGTGATTTTGAATTGCAACATGTCCGTATTATATTGCAGAATTCATTTGGCTTGAAATTTTTGCGCGCAGTATCCACCAGATTCTGATTACTTTTGTATCGTATTGCAGTTACCAGTTGGTGCAAGTGATTCTGATCTCGAAGAGCGTATAATCCAGCACCTGGCGGCTGCTGCAGCTATGGGAAGGACCCACCACTTTGGGCGGAGAGAGAGCCATAGACATAGGCAATCTCCCCATAATCATCCACACTTCCTGGTATTTTCTACCCATCCTAATGCGCGTTCAGGCCATGTATCTTCCTCTCGGGCTCTGGGAGAAGGGGAAAATGAACCAGCTGGAGTTTCTGGTGCGAGTTCTTCTACTCCACGTACATCATTTCACGGGGATGAAAATTCGCAACAAAACAGGCAATTTCCATCTCCAGTAATGCATCATTCTGCATCTCGATCTACCAGTTTGCCTACAACTCGTCAAAGAACTAATAATCGGTATTGATAGTTTCTTTTTGGTATTTACGTGATCATCATTTTCTTTATTCAAGCTTTTTATTATCCTTTTGGGGCTATTATAACGTTCATGCTCACTATTTCGTCATTCATTTGTTTATAGAATCAATGCTAGTCATTCTTCACTGCCAAATCAAGACCTTGACGGACCATCAGAGCTTCAATCATTTTCAGAGTCTCTAAAATCAAGACTTAATGCAGTGTCAATGAGGTATATTTTGTAGCATGCTACACTTTCttctagggtaaattacattcatgatCCGTCAACTTTGGCCTTGGCTCCTGAGCTTCAAACCTGGACATAAAAGTCCCTAAACTTTGCCCTTTATAAAAgttctttatgaaaataatcgATCTCAAAATgatgacctcaaaatggaaaagttcaagaattaaagttgtttaaccACATCCCCCCTATAAcctttattttccaaaattacaattttcggagttttctctctcctaactaaACAATATCTAAATAACCTCAGaacaaaaatattcaagaattaaaattgcttagaatatcatttccATCTGCTCTATAATGGAGGATTACCTGCTATTGACCAATCAAAGGTTAAGAGACTTGTATGCCCGGTTTTAAAGTTCAGGGgccataaagaaagtaaaccAAAGTTAAAGGttcataggtgtaatttacccgcatGTTATATATATCTTTAAGTAATTCTAAAGGTTGTTCTTAGGTACAAGGAGTCGATTTCAAGAAGTACAAGAGGATGGAAAGAGAGGCTGTTCTCTCGTAGTAGTTCAATTTCAGATATTGGTTCTGAAGTTCGGAGAGAAGTGAATGCTGGAATTGCAAGTGTGTCACGTATGATGGAGCGCCTTGAAATGAGAGATGATCTGGGAGCTGATGGAGTTTCTGTATCAAATCATTCAACCGATTACTTAGTTAATCAAAGGAGCAACCAGGATAATGTTGACACACGCAGAGAGGGCACTTTAAGTGGAAGCAATACACCAGCTTCGCTTGCTACGAGCTCAGCATCAAATTAAAATGTTGTGAGATTGTTTCATAGGAATCTATCCTCAGCATTTCATCTTTGAAGGTGTGTGATGATGTAGATTTTTTGTGTAAGCATTATTGCTACTTATTAGAGACCTTGCTTTTTTAAGTACTCACAACAGCAATTGTAAGGTTTACTGACCGAACGCGTCATTGATGTTGATATCTAATACGAGGTAGGTTCAGATTTCAGGTTATAAAAGTCGTCGTCTCCAAATATGACATGCTGAGGAGAAGATGGAAAGTTGGGGGCAGACGGTGATTGTTTGCCAGAAACCGAAAAAGCGAGAAAAAGCGAGGTAAGTCGTCGAAGTATTGAGGAAGAGGTTCCATcctgacatatatatatatatatatatatatatatgtgtatgtaaATTTGTTTGCTAGAAAGAATCGAAGTGTaggaaagagatgaaaaatGTAATGAATAAGGTCTGGAAATAGTTTGGATTATGGAGACTTTGAATAGTAACTTATGCAATCACTCATATTGTATTACAAATGAAGAAACCTATTGATGAAAATATACCATTATTTGGTTTCCACACCAACTATTTCGCTGTAAAAGCAAAATTCATTTGGAAGATAGATATGGCATATCTTGGCAATGGCAGGTAGGCATTACTAGTACCTTATTATTCTTCAAATGTACATCAGGGTTGGATCTGGGCAACCTCTGGGccaattattagaagcacccggTTCTCTATGTCATATGGAGAACCtttcatacatattttgacatgtATAACATGGACCtacacatattataagaggtccaactattttaattattacgtggggtcacaatatatgtccaaatgtgaattgaggTCCTCCGAGTGATATGGAAGATccggtgcttaatataagaactccaaGCTCTGACGACATGGCTTGACCACCTAAAAGATTGTACTATTCTTTTACGTTAATTATATGGTTAAATTTataccttattttttttaatccctTTTAATATCAATTGATATTGAGAAATTAGGTTTTAAAGTGTTGAAATAAATCTTTATCTGCATCAATATCCTGGCTAATATTGTATTGAGAAATTCTATCTAATTCACTTTAAAAATATCTTTAATGaattagtttatatatatatatatatatatatatatatatatatatatataggaaagtCGTTAATGGTTTTAACTCATTTCATGGAACCAAAATAAAATAGCCCCTCAATAAATGTAGGTTCgtccatatatatataggaaagtCGTTAATGGTTTTAACTCATTCCATGGAACCAAAATAAAATAGCCCCTCAATAAATGCAGGTTCGTCCTGAGCATGGGCAAGAGGGGTACCTGCTCAGGGCCCAAGGATGAGAAGGGCTCCAATTATAGTAATGTATTAGTACCTATTAActtatacttgattaaattaaagaaaaaaaatttatagttgattaaaaacgttggcattagattctttccaaattattttttccaaataaaaaacgttggcatcagttattaaataaatagtctttctaaattctataaatttatttcggattctttccaaatttcctaataaaAACTTTGGGCATCAATTTCCTAATTTATCTCAAAGTATTTCTATAATTATCTTTCCCACCTATCAATcccaacaaaaatttataatttatctctCACTTTTTTTAATCACactccaatcccaaagaatattaaagctatataatcaattttgttttcTAATCACCTCACTGTGAAACTTCCAATTACTAATAGCATTTTTTGTTATCTTTGAAAAACTCTATCAGATTCTGATTTACTCGATCTTCAAAAGAAGTTTGGGAAAAATGtatcaaaatcttccaatttcaagaacttaggCGCTAAACCTCGTTAAATGATGTGATTTGCAAATTTGggttttcatttttctgttatcatgatcattatttaatttttcgttgaGGGACACTTTTCCATCGAGACTAAAACCTCAATTTATGTATGCTGGGCAATCGTTTTTATCGTCCAGGACAAGTTTTAATGTAACAAAACAAGAAGACGTTTTCATATGACTATTAATTGGACTATAGAAAAAATTTCAAGGAAGAATGATATTGGCAATTTATTCGGTTTTTCGTTGAGGGACAGTTTTCCGTTGAGACCAAAACCTCAATTTATGTCTTCTGGGCAATCGTTTTTATCGTTCAGTGACAAGTTTTAATGTAACCAAACAATAAGACGTTTTCATATTACTATTAATTGGACTATAGCAAAGAACACTTTCAATTCTTGTAATCAATCAATAGATTCTGCAGAAGACAGCTGGTTGCTGCATTTACCACAAAATCATTCATCCATAGAATTATATATAGTAGGCTTTTGGTACGATATAATGTAATGCAATGAAATGTAATAAATGTTGTAATGCAATCGTGACTCATCAAGCGAACCGAATCGTAAGATTCAGTTAAACTTTATGA includes these proteins:
- the LOC136208960 gene encoding E3 ubiquitin-protein ligase RHF2A-like — its product is MEEEGKKHETHMTSAAAFVEGGIQDSCDDACSICLEDFCENDPSTVTNCKHEYHLQCILEWCQRSSECPMCLRSIILKDPASQELLEAVEQERKLRAAPSRNATIFHHPTLGDFELQHLPVGASDSDLEERIIQHLAAAAAMGRTHHFGRRESHRHRQSPHNHPHFLVFSTHPNARSGHVSSSRALGEGENEPAGVSGASSSTPRTSFHGDENSQQNRQFPSPVMHHSASRSTSLPTTRQRTNNRINASHSSLPNQDLDGPSELQSFSESLKSRLNAVSMRYKESISRSTRGWKERLFSRSSSISDIGSEVRREVNAGIASVSRMMERLEMRDDLGADGVSVSNHSTDYLVNQRSNQDNVDTRREGTLSGSNTPASLATSSASN